Proteins found in one Nostoc sp. NIES-3756 genomic segment:
- a CDS encoding sensor histidine kinase: MSIETTATTKTILVVDDNPTNIQVLFDVLTEIGYRVAIAKSGEAALQRLQSYHPDIILLDVMMPGIDGFETCQRLKANSATREIPVIFMTALSDLVDKVKGLSLGAVDYITKPIQHEEALARIRVHLQLREAQKSLQQQTTQLTQTLDHLKQTQVHLVQSEKMSSLGQMMAGIAHEINNPVTFIYSNLVPAEQHVNDLLNFIELYQQYHPQPHPQIQEWMEEVDIDYLQADLPKLMSSLKLGSERIRQLVVSLNKFSRLDKLKTAIVDVHEGIDSTLLILQHRLKPRPEHPGIHIMRDYGQLPHVECYPGQLNQVFMNIFSNAIDALEHKDQQRSINDIQAHPSKIFIRTEHLPNNEIAIQIADNADGIEESLCSRLFEPFFTTKPVGKGTGLGLSISYQIVTEKHGGKIYCQSKPGTGTEFTIQIPVRQPLC, translated from the coding sequence ATGTCTATTGAAACTACAGCTACAACGAAAACTATTTTGGTTGTCGATGATAATCCTACTAATATTCAAGTTTTATTTGATGTATTGACTGAGATTGGCTATCGGGTTGCGATCGCCAAAAGTGGAGAAGCTGCCCTGCAACGCCTCCAGTCTTACCATCCAGATATCATTCTTCTGGATGTGATGATGCCAGGAATCGATGGCTTTGAAACCTGTCAGCGCCTAAAAGCCAACTCCGCCACCCGTGAAATTCCCGTAATTTTTATGACTGCTCTCTCCGACTTAGTTGATAAGGTCAAAGGGTTAAGTTTGGGTGCAGTAGATTACATTACTAAGCCCATCCAACATGAAGAAGCCTTAGCCCGAATCCGAGTACACTTACAACTACGAGAAGCACAAAAGTCTTTACAGCAACAGACTACCCAGCTTACCCAGACACTAGACCATCTCAAACAAACACAGGTACATCTAGTACAGAGTGAAAAAATGTCTTCCCTTGGTCAAATGATGGCAGGTATAGCCCATGAAATCAATAATCCTGTGACTTTCATCTACTCTAATCTTGTTCCTGCCGAACAACACGTCAATGATTTACTAAATTTTATCGAGTTATATCAGCAGTATCATCCTCAACCTCACCCACAAATTCAGGAATGGATGGAAGAAGTAGATATTGACTACTTACAAGCAGATTTACCAAAACTGATGAGTTCTTTAAAATTGGGCAGTGAACGCATCCGGCAATTAGTTGTGTCACTCAATAAGTTTTCTCGTTTAGATAAATTAAAAACTGCCATAGTCGATGTGCATGAGGGCATCGATAGCACTCTATTAATTTTGCAACACCGTCTTAAACCCAGACCAGAACATCCTGGTATTCATATTATGCGAGATTATGGACAACTACCTCATGTAGAATGCTATCCTGGTCAACTCAATCAAGTATTCATGAATATTTTTAGCAATGCCATTGATGCCTTAGAACATAAGGATCAACAACGTAGTATCAATGATATTCAAGCCCATCCCAGCAAAATTTTTATCCGCACTGAACACTTACCAAACAATGAGATAGCTATCCAAATTGCAGATAACGCTGACGGTATTGAAGAAAGTTTATGTTCTCGATTGTTTGAACCATTTTTTACTACCAAACCCGTTGGCAAAGGCACGGGATTAGGGCTTTCCATCAGTTATCAAATTGTTACCGAAAAACACGGTGGTAAAATCTACTGCCAGTCTAAACCAGGAACGGGAACTGAGTTCACAATTCAAATTCCGGTTCGACAACCTCTGTGTTAG
- a CDS encoding 6-carboxytetrahydropterin synthase — MQCIVNRRAQFSASHRYWLPELSEAENIEKFGACSRFPGHGHNYVIFISLAGELDEYGMVLNLSDVKQVIKREVTSQLDFSYLNDVWAEFGQTLPTTENIARVIWQRLAPHLPLVRVQLFEHPELWADYLGNGMEAYLTISTHFSAAHRLAHPNLSQEDNTEIYGKCARPHGHGHNYHLEVTVKGEIDQRTGMIVDLGALNQVIEDHVVEPFDHTFLNKDIPYFAEVVPTAENIALYISNLLRSPIQELGAKLYKVKLIESPNNSCEIYSTDFESNSVNTTKQEPLLARI, encoded by the coding sequence ATGCAATGTATTGTAAACCGCCGCGCTCAGTTTTCGGCTAGCCATCGCTATTGGTTGCCAGAATTGAGTGAAGCCGAGAATATTGAAAAATTTGGTGCTTGCTCTCGGTTTCCTGGGCATGGACACAACTATGTCATATTTATCTCCCTAGCTGGGGAATTAGATGAGTATGGCATGGTGTTGAACTTGTCTGATGTGAAACAAGTCATCAAGCGAGAAGTTACAAGCCAACTGGACTTTTCCTATCTCAACGATGTCTGGGCAGAATTTGGGCAAACCTTGCCGACGACAGAAAATATCGCACGGGTTATCTGGCAGCGACTAGCACCTCACTTGCCTCTAGTCCGCGTACAGTTGTTTGAACATCCTGAACTTTGGGCAGATTATCTAGGAAACGGAATGGAAGCTTACCTCACTATTAGCACTCACTTTAGCGCCGCCCATCGGCTGGCTCATCCTAATCTTAGCCAAGAAGACAACACAGAAATTTATGGTAAGTGTGCGCGTCCCCACGGTCACGGACACAACTATCATTTAGAAGTGACAGTTAAGGGCGAGATTGATCAACGCACCGGGATGATTGTTGACTTAGGTGCTTTGAATCAAGTGATTGAAGATCATGTTGTGGAACCATTCGACCACACATTCTTAAATAAAGATATTCCTTACTTTGCCGAAGTTGTACCAACGGCTGAGAATATCGCTTTGTATATTAGTAATTTACTGCGATCGCCCATTCAAGAACTAGGAGCCAAGCTTTATAAAGTGAAGCTGATTGAAAGTCCTAATAACTCTTGTGAAATCTACAGCACTGATTTTGAATCAAATAGCGTCAATACAACAAAACAAGAGCCACTGTTAGCGCGGATTTAA
- a CDS encoding J domain-containing protein — protein sequence MVDSKKDINHYDTLKVSPNASQAEIKQAYRRLVKLFHPDTNQDTADKEQIIRINAAYEVLGDNQSRFNYDQGLRDKLQRLNSERQQRTTSAQEQYKKRRKSGKDADEQVEEWLRLVYHPVNRLLCTILSSLEEQIEELAADPFDDELLDTFQEYLVTCKEDFKQAQTIFRSRPNPPSMARAAAHLYYSLNQVADGLEELAYFPLNYDDRYLHTGQELFRIATRLHCEAQASVNSQ from the coding sequence ATGGTCGATTCTAAGAAAGACATAAATCATTACGACACTCTCAAAGTCAGTCCCAACGCCAGCCAAGCGGAGATTAAGCAAGCTTATCGCCGCTTGGTAAAATTATTTCATCCCGATACTAATCAGGACACAGCAGATAAAGAGCAGATTATTCGCATTAATGCTGCATACGAGGTTTTAGGCGACAATCAAAGTCGCTTCAATTATGACCAAGGATTACGGGACAAATTACAAAGATTAAATAGTGAGCGTCAACAACGTACTACATCAGCCCAAGAACAGTACAAAAAGAGGCGTAAAAGTGGTAAGGATGCAGATGAGCAGGTAGAAGAATGGCTACGCTTGGTTTATCATCCAGTCAACCGCTTACTTTGTACCATTCTCAGTTCATTAGAAGAACAAATAGAGGAACTAGCGGCTGATCCCTTTGATGATGAATTATTGGATACGTTTCAGGAATATTTAGTCACTTGTAAAGAAGACTTCAAGCAAGCCCAAACTATTTTTCGTTCCCGTCCTAATCCTCCCAGTATGGCTAGAGCAGCCGCCCATCTTTACTACAGCCTCAATCAAGTGGCGGATGGGTTGGAAGAGTTGGCTTATTTTCCCTTAAACTATGACGATCGCTATTTACATACTGGTCAAGAATTATTCCGAATCGCTACAAGATTACATTGTGAAGCACAGGCTTCTGTAAATAGTCAATAG
- the cysK gene encoding cysteine synthase A has product MRVARNVTELVGRTPLVQLNRIPQAEGCVAQILVKMESMNPSSSVKDRIGVSMINAAEQEGLISPGKTVLVEPTSGNTGIALAMAAAAKGYRLILTMPETMSGERRAMLRAYGAELELTPGMEGMSGAIRRAQEIVNSTPYAYMLQQFRNPANVTIHRETTALEIWEDTDGQVDMIVAGVGTGGTITGVAEVLKARKPSFQAIAVEPTNSPVLSGGKPGPHKIQGIGAGFVPQVLKLQLIDEVITVTDEEAIAYGRRLAREEGLLSGISSGAALCAAIRVAQRPENEGRLIVLIQPSFGERYLSTPLFQDLEMKATASIS; this is encoded by the coding sequence ATGCGGGTTGCTCGTAACGTTACAGAATTGGTTGGTCGTACACCTCTAGTACAGTTAAATCGCATTCCTCAAGCGGAAGGATGTGTGGCGCAGATTCTTGTGAAAATGGAAAGTATGAACCCATCTTCGTCTGTGAAAGACCGAATTGGGGTGAGTATGATTAATGCGGCAGAACAGGAAGGACTGATTTCTCCAGGAAAAACAGTATTGGTAGAACCGACATCAGGGAATACAGGTATTGCCTTAGCAATGGCCGCAGCAGCTAAGGGTTATCGCTTAATTTTAACGATGCCAGAAACCATGAGTGGTGAGCGTCGGGCAATGTTACGGGCTTATGGGGCAGAATTGGAGCTGACACCGGGAATGGAAGGGATGAGTGGTGCGATTCGCCGGGCGCAGGAAATAGTTAACAGTACGCCTTATGCTTATATGTTGCAGCAGTTCCGCAATCCCGCGAATGTGACAATACATCGGGAAACTACCGCCCTAGAAATTTGGGAAGATACCGATGGGCAAGTAGATATGATTGTTGCTGGGGTGGGTACTGGTGGTACGATTACAGGTGTAGCGGAAGTTTTGAAAGCTCGTAAACCTAGTTTCCAGGCGATCGCCGTTGAGCCTACCAATAGCCCAGTATTGTCAGGAGGTAAACCAGGCCCCCACAAAATTCAGGGAATCGGCGCGGGTTTTGTTCCCCAAGTCCTCAAGCTACAATTAATAGATGAGGTGATTACTGTCACCGATGAAGAAGCGATCGCTTATGGTCGGCGTTTAGCCAGAGAAGAAGGCTTACTATCTGGAATTTCCAGTGGTGCAGCTTTGTGTGCAGCCATTCGCGTCGCTCAACGTCCTGAAAATGAAGGACGCTTAATTGTGTTGATTCAACCTAGTTTTGGCGAAAGGTACTTAAGTACACCCTTGTTCCAAGACCTAGAGATGAAGGCAACAGCTAGCATTAGCTAA
- a CDS encoding RrF2 family transcriptional regulator gives MELSCKSEYAILALIEMATHYDSGEPMQIRQIAAQQSIPDRYLEQLLATLRRGGILKSQRGSRGGYFLAREPRRISVFDILECLEGLEATAGEDHVKSQTLDGSVIEEIWHEARLAANAVLKKYSLQDLCEKRDARRQLDVMYYI, from the coding sequence GTGGAACTATCGTGTAAATCAGAATACGCCATCCTTGCTTTAATCGAAATGGCAACACATTACGACAGTGGCGAACCCATGCAGATTAGGCAAATAGCTGCTCAACAAAGCATACCCGACCGCTATTTAGAGCAACTACTAGCAACTTTAAGGCGTGGAGGTATACTCAAAAGTCAACGGGGATCAAGAGGTGGCTATTTTTTAGCCCGTGAACCCCGTAGAATTAGCGTTTTTGATATATTGGAATGCTTGGAAGGTTTAGAGGCAACTGCTGGGGAGGATCATGTCAAGTCTCAAACCTTAGATGGTTCGGTTATAGAAGAAATTTGGCATGAAGCACGTCTAGCAGCAAATGCTGTTTTGAAAAAATATAGCCTTCAGGATCTTTGTGAAAAAAGAGATGCACGTAGGCAGTTAGATGTAATGTATTACATTTAG
- a CDS encoding iron uptake porin encodes MSNILWKSLVVSPAVLGATLLVSSTAIAATNATTEVATTDTVVPTEVAQQPAIVAQAAPTTNETQIINQVDRYGNEGKATQSQVTSVSQFSDVQPTDWAFQALQSLVERYGCIAGYPNGTYRGNRALTRYEFAAGLNACLDRVNELIATATADLVTKQDLATLQRLQEEFSAELATLRGRVDTLEARTAELEANQFSTTTKLVGEAIFAVTDVFGDNTGDANNTVFQNRVRLGLQTSFTGRDVLTTRLSSGNAVGFDFRDNNNNPIGASGQGLQTFQVDSTGNNAVEIDKLTYEAPIGPAQVYLAAAGGRHSHYAAVNNPYFFDKTDGGNGALSTFSSENPIYRIGGGAGIAFNIPFGQGGGILKPSSLTLGYLASDANNPGTDAGLFNGDYSALGQLNFSVGDRVALAATYVHSYRGGLNGNLFGNEDDIALVGSSFANALPNPSSINAYGLSAAFRPSNNLSISGFVSYIDVVGSGAGDDREAWTYGAGISLPDFGKRGNVLGIFAGAQPYSLGRTSGGNNEVPYQVEGFYKYRVSDNISITPGVIWVTNLNQNGNNDDAFIGTLRTTFTF; translated from the coding sequence ATGTCTAATATATTGTGGAAATCCCTGGTGGTTAGCCCAGCTGTTTTAGGCGCAACACTGTTAGTTTCGTCAACAGCGATCGCAGCGACAAACGCAACCACAGAAGTAGCAACAACTGACACAGTAGTACCTACTGAAGTTGCACAACAGCCAGCAATTGTGGCTCAAGCAGCCCCAACAACCAACGAAACCCAAATTATCAACCAAGTTGACCGTTACGGTAACGAAGGTAAAGCTACTCAAAGCCAGGTAACATCAGTTTCTCAGTTCTCTGACGTACAACCAACCGACTGGGCATTCCAAGCATTACAATCCTTGGTTGAACGCTATGGCTGTATCGCAGGTTATCCTAACGGTACATATCGCGGAAACCGTGCATTAACTCGTTATGAATTTGCAGCCGGTTTAAACGCTTGTTTGGATCGCGTTAACGAATTGATTGCAACAGCAACAGCTGACCTAGTAACCAAACAAGATTTAGCTACTTTACAACGTTTACAAGAAGAATTTTCCGCAGAACTGGCAACCCTGCGTGGTCGTGTTGATACATTAGAAGCACGCACAGCAGAATTGGAAGCTAACCAGTTCTCCACCACCACCAAGCTAGTTGGTGAAGCTATCTTTGCTGTTACCGATGTATTTGGTGACAACACAGGTGACGCTAACAACACTGTCTTCCAAAACAGAGTACGTTTAGGCTTGCAAACCAGCTTCACAGGTAGAGACGTTTTAACTACCCGTCTGTCCTCTGGTAATGCAGTAGGCTTTGATTTTAGAGACAACAATAACAATCCCATTGGTGCTAGTGGTCAAGGACTACAAACTTTCCAAGTTGATAGCACAGGTAACAACGCTGTTGAAATAGACAAATTGACCTATGAAGCCCCTATCGGCCCAGCTCAAGTTTACTTAGCTGCTGCTGGCGGTCGTCATAGCCATTATGCTGCTGTCAATAACCCCTACTTCTTTGACAAAACCGACGGCGGTAATGGTGCTTTATCCACCTTCTCTTCCGAAAACCCCATCTACCGTATTGGTGGTGGCGCAGGTATTGCGTTCAACATACCTTTTGGTCAAGGTGGCGGTATCCTGAAACCTAGCTCTTTAACACTTGGTTACTTGGCATCAGATGCTAATAACCCAGGTACAGATGCAGGTTTGTTCAACGGTGATTACTCCGCTTTAGGTCAGTTGAACTTTAGTGTAGGCGATCGCGTGGCGTTAGCTGCTACCTACGTTCACAGCTATAGAGGCGGATTAAACGGCAATCTCTTTGGCAATGAAGATGATATCGCCTTAGTTGGTAGTTCATTCGCCAACGCTTTACCCAACCCATCTTCCATCAACGCTTACGGCTTATCTGCGGCGTTTAGACCCAGCAATAATCTATCAATCAGTGGTTTCGTATCCTACATTGATGTCGTAGGTAGTGGTGCTGGTGATGATAGAGAAGCTTGGACTTACGGTGCTGGTATATCTTTACCTGACTTTGGTAAGAGAGGAAACGTATTGGGTATCTTCGCAGGCGCTCAACCCTATTCTTTGGGTAGAACATCTGGTGGTAACAATGAAGTTCCTTACCAAGTTGAAGGTTTCTACAAATATCGTGTATCTGATAACATCTCTATCACTCCTGGTGTAATCTGGGTTACTAACCTTAACCAGAACGGTAACAACGATGATGCGTTTATCGGAACTCTGAGAACTACCTTCACCTTCTAA
- a CDS encoding 4a-hydroxytetrahydrobiopterin dehydratase, translated as MAQLLGDAEIEAQASKLSGWTRQGSKLETTRKFKDFVEAIAFVNKLVEPAETAGHHPDIEVSYNKVKITLTTHDAGGLTQKDFDLATEISQIN; from the coding sequence ATGGCACAACTATTAGGTGATGCGGAAATTGAAGCACAAGCCAGTAAACTCTCTGGGTGGACGCGACAAGGTTCCAAGTTGGAGACTACCCGCAAGTTTAAAGATTTTGTGGAAGCGATCGCATTTGTCAATAAGTTAGTAGAGCCGGCGGAAACAGCAGGACATCATCCAGATATAGAGGTGTCTTATAATAAAGTCAAAATTACGCTGACAACTCATGATGCAGGCGGTTTGACACAAAAGGATTTTGATCTGGCAACGGAGATTTCACAAATTAACTAG
- the psbD gene encoding photosystem II D2 protein (photosystem q(a) protein), with amino-acid sequence MTIAVGRAPSRGWFDVLDDWLKRDRFVFVGWSGILLFPCAFLALGGWLTGTTFVTSWYTHGLASSYLEGANFLTVAVSSPADSMGHSLLLLWGPEAQGDFTRWCQLGGLWTFVALHGAFGLIGFMLRQFEIARLVGIRPYNALAFSAPIAVFVSVFLMYPLGQSSWFFAPSFGVAAIFRFLLFLQGFHNWTLNPFHMMGVAGVLGGALLCAIHGATVENTLFEDGEGANTFRAFNPTQSEETYSMVTANRFWSQIFGIAFSNKRWLHFFMLFVPVTGLWMSAVGIVGLALNLRAYDFVSQELRAAEDPEFETFYTKNILLNEGIRAWMAPQDQPHEKFVFPEEVLPRGNAL; translated from the coding sequence ATGACCATCGCAGTAGGACGCGCCCCCAGTAGAGGGTGGTTTGACGTACTAGACGACTGGTTAAAGCGCGATCGCTTCGTATTCGTAGGTTGGTCAGGAATATTATTATTCCCCTGCGCCTTCCTCGCATTAGGCGGTTGGCTAACCGGCACAACCTTCGTCACCTCCTGGTACACCCACGGATTAGCATCCTCCTACTTGGAAGGAGCAAACTTCCTGACAGTAGCAGTATCTAGCCCCGCAGACAGCATGGGACACTCCCTGTTGTTATTGTGGGGGCCTGAAGCCCAAGGCGACTTCACCCGTTGGTGTCAGCTAGGAGGTTTGTGGACATTCGTAGCATTACACGGAGCCTTTGGACTGATTGGCTTCATGCTGCGTCAGTTTGAAATTGCGCGTCTAGTAGGCATCAGACCCTACAACGCCCTAGCATTCTCAGCACCCATCGCGGTATTCGTCAGCGTATTTTTGATGTACCCCTTGGGACAATCAAGCTGGTTCTTCGCACCCAGCTTTGGTGTAGCCGCAATCTTCCGCTTCTTACTATTCCTCCAAGGCTTCCACAACTGGACACTCAACCCCTTCCACATGATGGGAGTAGCGGGTGTACTCGGTGGAGCGCTACTATGTGCCATCCACGGTGCAACAGTAGAAAACACCCTATTTGAAGACGGCGAAGGCGCAAACACCTTCCGCGCCTTCAACCCCACCCAATCAGAAGAAACCTACTCAATGGTGACAGCCAACCGATTCTGGTCACAGATTTTCGGGATTGCTTTCTCCAACAAACGCTGGTTGCACTTCTTCATGTTGTTCGTACCCGTAACTGGTTTATGGATGAGTGCTGTAGGTATTGTCGGTTTGGCATTAAACCTACGGGCTTATGACTTCGTATCCCAAGAGTTACGTGCAGCAGAAGACCCAGAATTTGAAACCTTCTATACCAAGAACATTTTGCTGAACGAGGGTATCCGCGCTTGGATGGCTCCTCAAGACCAGCCTCACGAAAAATTTGTATTCCCCGAAGAAGTATTACCTCGCGGTAATGCTCTCTAA